The nucleotide window AGAGCGCTTGCATGGCATGCAAGAGGTCAGCGGTTCGATCCCGCTTACCTCCACCAGAGGCGCAGATGAAGCAGGTTGAAGTAGCTTAGGGCAGTCCAGGGTCCCCATCGTCTAGAGGCCTAGGACATCACCCTTTCACGGTGAGTACCGGGGTTCGAATCCCCGTGGGGACGCCAGCAGCGATGCTGGCAGCAGTAGAAAGAAATAGCAGTAGCAGTACATTGTCTGTGCCAGGGGGGTATAGCTCAGCTGGGAGAGCGCTTGCATGGCATGCAAGAGGTCAGCGGTTCGATCCCGCTTACCTCCACCACCGCGCGGACAAGCAGTCACGGAAGTTCCAAGGTCCCCATCGTCTAGAGGCCTAGGACATCACCCTTTCACGGTGAGTACCGGGGTTCGAATCCCCGTGGGGACGCCAAAGCAGTTGCGATGATCAAGCCGCCCCGAGCGGCTTTTTTGTTTTTCGCGCCACGCGTCGCGAAGTTCCTCCGGCCTTCCGCCAGCCTTCCGCCGAAGTTCCTCTTCCAGCTCGAAATTCTCTCCTTGTTCCTGCGCGGTTCCGACCTACACTCAAAGCATTCCCCGTCGTGAATGCCTGGAGGGAGGCGCATATGGAAATGCATGGCTTCGGTTCGTTCCTGAACACCTATCTCCACCGCATGCGCGCCCAATCGCATCGCTGGACGGCGCGCGAACCCGACTGGGCGATCGGCGCACTGGCCGGCTTCGGGGCCGGCGGCATCGTGATGCTGGTGGAGCTGGCGTTCGCGGCGGCCATCGGCACGGATCCGTGGCGCACGCCGCGGCTGGTCGCCGCCCTGGCGCTGGGCTCGTCGGTGCTGCAAGTAGGCGGCTACAGCCTCGAAGTGCTGGTGGCCGCGCTCGCCGTGCATTACCTGCTCGGCACCTTCTTCGGGCTCGTGCTGGCCGCGCTCATGGCGCCGTTCCGCCTCGACTCCAGCGTCGTCATGGCCGTCACCACCGGCATCGTGTTCGGGCTGCTGCTATACCTGTTCAATTTTTATGTGATCACGAGCGTATTGCCGTGGTTCGCCGAGATGCGTGGATGGGTCACCGTGCTGGGGCACATCGAGTTCGGCGTGATGGCGGGGCTGATCTACCGGATGCTGGAACGGCGGCGCTGAGGCGGACATGGCCATCGCGCTGGCAGTCACGCTGGTGTTGATCGCCGTCGGCGCGGTGGTGTTCCACTTCGTCAGCCCGTGGCAACTCACGCCGATCGCGTCGAACTGGCATGCGATGGACGATGCGCTGTGGCTGACCTTCGTGATCACCGGTGTCGCCTTCGTCGTGCTGCACCTGTTCGTCGCGTATGCGCTGGTGCGCTTCCGCCACCGCGCGGGCCACCGCGCCTCGGCCGCCCATGGCAACCGGCGGCTCGAGTGGTGGCTGATCGCCGTCACCACGGCCGGCATCATCGGCTTGCTGGCGCCGGGCCTGGTCGTATACGCCAAGCTGATCGACCCGCCCGCGAGTGCGCAGGTGTTCGAGGTGATGGGCCGGCAATGGCAATGGCATTACCGCCTGCCCGGGCAGGATGGCAAGCTGGGCGGGGCCAGCACACGGTTCATCACCGGCGCGAACCCGTTCGGCATCGATCCGAAGGATGCGCACGGCCAGGACGACGTGCTGGTACAGGGGCAGGAGCTGCATCTCCCGCTGAACCGTCCGGCGCTGGCGCTGTTGCGCGCGCAGGACACGCTGCACGACTTCTACGTGCCGCAGTTCCGCACGCGGATGAACATGGTGCCCGGCATGACCACGCAGTTCTGGTTCACGCCCGAGCGCACCGGGCGCTACGAGGTGCTGTGCGCGCAACTGTGCGGCGTGGGCCATTCGAACATGCGCGGCTGGGTCGTCATCGACGAGCCCGCCGCATATGCCGAGTGGTTGGCGCAGCAGCCCACCTTCGCCGGCGCATCGTCCGGCGGAGCGGGAGGATCGGGCGCTCCGGGCTCTTCCGGCCTGCCAGGCGCCCCCGGCGGTCCTGCCGAGCCTGGCAAGGTAGGGCAGCTGCTGGCGCAGCAGAAGGGCTGCATGGCTTGCCACAGCGTCGATGGCAGCCGCGGCGTCGGCCCGTCGTGGAAAGGCCTGTACGGCAGCACCGAGGCGCTCGAAGGCGGCGCCACGGCGAAGGTGGACGACGCCTACCTGCGGCAGGCGATCAATGCGCCGCAGGCCAGCGTGGTGCGCGGCTATCCGCCGGTGATGCCGCCGGCAGGGCTGACGGACGCGGAGTTGGCGGCTGTCGTCGACTATATCAAGACGGTGCGCTGAGCAATGCACCGGGCATAGCACCGAACAATGCACCGAGCGATGTACCAGGCAATGCACTGAGCAATGCATCGAGCAATGCACCGGGCAATGCCCCGGGCAATGCACTGAGCAGCGCACCGGGCCACGCACCGGGCTTTTCAACCAGGCGCACGGGAGGACGGATGTCCGACGAGACCGAAGAACTCCATGGCGCCGCTGGCGACGTGCTCCCCGGCGGCGCCCATGGCGAAGCGGAAGAGGACCATGCGCCCACGGGCTTCCTGCGCCGCTACGTGTGGAGCCAGGACCACAAGGTGATCGCCATCCAGTACACGATCACGGCGCTGGTGGTGGGCGTGATCGGCATCGTGCTGTCCGACCTGATGCGCCTGCAGCTGGGCTTCCCCGGCAAGTTCGAGTTCATCGACCCGGCCACCTATTACCAGTACATCACCATGCACGGCATGATCATGGTGATCTACCTGCTGACGGCGATTTTCCTGGGCGG belongs to Pseudoduganella albidiflava and includes:
- a CDS encoding cytochrome c oxidase subunit II, which translates into the protein MALAVTLVLIAVGAVVFHFVSPWQLTPIASNWHAMDDALWLTFVITGVAFVVLHLFVAYALVRFRHRAGHRASAAHGNRRLEWWLIAVTTAGIIGLLAPGLVVYAKLIDPPASAQVFEVMGRQWQWHYRLPGQDGKLGGASTRFITGANPFGIDPKDAHGQDDVLVQGQELHLPLNRPALALLRAQDTLHDFYVPQFRTRMNMVPGMTTQFWFTPERTGRYEVLCAQLCGVGHSNMRGWVVIDEPAAYAEWLAQQPTFAGASSGGAGGSGAPGSSGLPGAPGGPAEPGKVGQLLAQQKGCMACHSVDGSRGVGPSWKGLYGSTEALEGGATAKVDDAYLRQAINAPQASVVRGYPPVMPPAGLTDAELAAVVDYIKTVR